One part of the Arabidopsis thaliana chromosome 1 sequence genome encodes these proteins:
- a CDS encoding Metallo-hydrolase/oxidoreductase superfamily protein encodes MMESSIPSENGSVTSDRDRSALIFLGTGCSSAVPNAMCLIQRSDNPCYVCSQSLSIPPEKNPNYRGNTSLLIDYCQSDGKHKYIQIDVGKTFREQVLRWFTLHKIPQVDSIILTHEHADAVLGLDDIRSVQPFSPTNDIDPTPIFVSQYAMESLAVKFPYLVQKKLKEGQEVRRVAQLDWRVIEEDCEKPFVASGLSFTPLPVMHGEDYVCLGFLFGEKSRVAYISDVSRFPPNTEYAISKSGGGQLDLLILDTLYKTGSHNTHLCFPQTLDTIKRLSPKRALLIGMTHEFDHHKDNEFLEEWSKREGISVKLAHDGLRVPIDL; translated from the exons ATGATGGAAAGTTCGATTCCGTCTGAGAACGGCTCCGTTACCTCTGATCGTGATAGATCGGCTCTAATATTCCTAGGAACTGGATGTTCAAGCGCGGTACCTAACGCAATGTGCTTGATCCAGCGATCTGATAATCCCTGCTATGTTTGTTCCCAGTCTCTTTCAATCCCGCCTGAGAAAAATCCTAATTACAG GGGGAATACTTCACTGCTCATTGATTATTGCCAAAGTGATGGCAAACATAAATACATTCAAATCGATGTTGGCAAGACTTTCAGAGAACAAGTCCTTCGTTGGTTTACTCTTCACAAGATTCCTCAAGTTGATTCT ATAATTTTGACTCATGAACATGCTGATGCAGTACTTGGCCTGGATGATATACGTTCAGTGCAACCATTTAGTCCTACTAATGATATTGATCCTACTCCAATTTTTGTAAGCCAATACGCTATGGAAAg CCTTGCTGTGAAGTTCCCGTATTTGGTTCAGAAGAAACTTAAAGAAGGCCAAGAAGTTAGGCGAGTAGCACAGCTAGATTGGAGAGTAATTGAAGAAGATTGTGAGAAGCCATTTGTAGCTTCAGGTTTATCATTCACGCCACTTCCA GTGATGCATGGAGAAGACTATGTATGTCTTGGCTTCCTTTTTGGTGAAAAATCAAGAGTGGCTTATATATCCGATGTTTCACGGTTTCCTCCAAACACCGAGTATG CTATATCAAAATCTGGTGGTGGACAATTGGATCTCCTTATTTTGGATACATTATATAAG ACAGGATCCCACAACACTCACTTATGTTTCCCGCAG ACACTAGACACAATCAAAAGACTGAGTCCAAAAAGGGCTCTTCTGATTGGAATGACTCACGAGTTTGATCATCACAAGGACAACGAGTTTCTTGAAGAATGGTCTAAAAG gGAAGGGATTTCAGTAAAACTCGCTCATGATGGCTTGAGAGTCCCAATAGACCTATGA
- a CDS encoding Remorin family protein (Remorin family protein; FUNCTIONS IN: DNA binding; LOCATED IN: plasma membrane; CONTAINS InterPro DOMAIN/s: Remorin, C-terminal (InterPro:IPR005516); BEST Arabidopsis thaliana protein match is: Remorin family protein (TAIR:AT2G02170.2); Has 12397 Blast hits to 7447 proteins in 1066 species: Archae - 25; Bacteria - 2897; Metazoa - 2750; Fungi - 978; Plants - 862; Viruses - 38; Other Eukaryotes - 4847 (source: NCBI BLink).) — translation MDYERIQKVQKSIISPTKLRMKLMGPLNNMKREGSKSNSNSSRTSPSRLQIPDDSEFSKNSLLASNSYSDDDVAATTTDIEVAKLPNEPVLYPTENDNQGSKDRCEGVVPRENDQPRLQQFRKGDLNMASPHIMRPQEDENLDYDSNASSSSFEFHRARGERSNQNHGSRGYPSRQMPSKWNDAEKWIMSRQNMVMRKNGQGNRIPVRIVPDNAGYEHNKSRMDLCQSSQVDGFEKFPNVVPSAPHPILTQEYGGDSLIDQSTQSNDLADSSHDHTTGGPAIRSVCMRDMGTEMTPIPSQEPSRSVTPVGATTPLRSPTSSLPSTPRGGQPEESSMSKNTRRELSEEEEKAKTRREIVALGVQLGKMNIAAWASKEEEENKKNNGDAEEAQKIEFEKRATAWEEAEKSKHNARYKREEIRIQAWESQEKAKLEAEMRRIEAKVEQMKAEAEAKIMKKIALAKQRSEEKRALAEARKTRDAEKAVAEAQYIRETGRIPASSYKICCGWFS, via the exons ATGGATTACGAGAGGATACAGAAAGTGCAg AAGAGTATAATCTCGCCAACGAAGCTGAGAATGAAGCTAATGGGTCCACTCAATAACATGAAGCGAGAAGGATCCAAGTCCAACAGTAACTCTTCAAGAACATCTCCTTCTCGTCTTCAGATTCCAGATGACTCCGAGTTCTCCAAGAACAGCTTGTTAGCTTCTAACTCTTATTCAGACGACGATG TGGCAGCTACAACTACGGATATAGAAGTAGCTAAGCTGCCAAATGAGCCGGTTTTGTATCCAACCGAGAACGATAATCAAGGCTCAAAAGATCGGTGTGAAGGTGTTGTTCCAAGGGAAAATGATCAGCCTAGACTGCAGCAATTTAGGAAAGGGGACTTGAATATGGCTTCTCCTCATATAATGAGAcctcaagaagatgaaaacctTGATTATGACAGTAACGCTAGCTCTTCAAGCTTCGAGTTTCACCGAGCTCGTGGTGAGCGTTCGAATCAGAATCATGGCTCAAGAGGATATCCTTCAAGACAAATGCCATCTAAATGGAATGATGCTGAGAAGTGGATAATGAGCAGACAGAACATGGTGATGAGGAAGAACGGTCAAGGGAACCGAATACCTGTGAGAATTGTGCCTGATAATGCAGGTTACGAGCATAACAAATCTAGGATGGATCTGTGCCAATCCTCACAAGTTGATGGGTTTGAGAAGTTCCCTAATGTTGTTCCCTCGGCGCCACATCCTATTCTAACTCAAGAGTATGGAGGAGACTCGTTGATTGACCAATCCACACAAAGCAATGATCTTGCGGATTCATCACATGATCATACAACAG GTGGTCCTGCGATTCGTTCGGTATGTATGAGAGATATGGGAACCGAAATGACACCTATACCGAGTCAAGAACCTTCAAGATCTGTGACACCAGTTGGTGCAACAACTCCTCTTCGTAGCCCGACTTCATCTCTCCCTTCTACTCCTAGAGGTGGCCAACCAGAGGAATCTTCTATGTCGAAAAACACAAGAAGAGAACTATctgaggaggaagagaaagcgAAGACGCGAAGAGAGATTGTAGCTCTTGGAGTTCAGCTAGGGAAGATGAACATCGCCGCTTGGgcaagtaaagaagaagaggagaacaagaaaaacaatggaGATGCAGAGGAGGCACAGAAGATTGAGTTTGAAAAACGAGCGACTGCATgggaagaagcagagaaatcCAAACATAATGCGAG GTATAAGCGTGAGGAAATCAGAATCCAAGCTTGGGAAAGTCAGGAGAAAGCCAAACTCGAAGCAGAAATGCGACGTATAGAG GCTAAAGTTGAGCAGATGAAAGCTGAAGCTGAAGCAAagataatgaagaaaattGCGTTGGCTAAGCAAAGGTCAGAAGAGAAACGGGCTTTGGCGGAAGCTAGAAAAACCCGTGATGCTGAGAAGGCAGTGGCTGAAGCCCAATATATTCGGGAAACTGGTAGAATACCGGCATCAAGTTACAAGATATGTTGTGGTTGGTTCTCATGA
- a CDS encoding Tetratricopeptide repeat (TPR)-like superfamily protein (Tetratricopeptide repeat (TPR)-like superfamily protein; CONTAINS InterPro DOMAIN/s: Pentatricopeptide repeat (InterPro:IPR002885); BEST Arabidopsis thaliana protein match is: Tetratricopeptide repeat (TPR)-like superfamily protein (TAIR:AT5G39710.1); Has 53503 Blast hits to 14133 proteins in 285 species: Archae - 8; Bacteria - 48; Metazoa - 606; Fungi - 664; Plants - 50511; Viruses - 0; Other Eukaryotes - 1666 (source: NCBI BLink).), whose protein sequence is MLSLRVNRLLRKPLIRFSPCISSNGEASFSTSSSKHPHGPEIEGDSSSQEDDHFGEFRQLGFGKSSALNATSVGDPEFGEIRNPRFNEIDELGEDDDDEEGNVTSGDELDDDNDGFAVLKSIPQSREEAGRFDVEEDESRHPLVREVGRLIGLRSSWNPKHEGQMRNLLRSLKPSQVCAVLRSQDDERVALKFFYWADRQWRYRHDPMVYYSMLEVLSKTKLCQGSRRVLVLMKRRGIYRTPEAFSRVMVSYSRAGQLRDALKVLTLMQRAGVEPNLLICNTTIDVFVRANRLEKALRFLERMQVVGIVPNVVTYNCMIRGYCDLHRVEEAIELLEDMHSKGCLPDKVSYYTIMGYLCKEKRIVEVRDLMKKMAKEHGLVPDQVTYNTLIHMLTKHDHADEALWFLKDAQEKGFRIDKLGYSAIVHALCKEGRMSEAKDLINEMLSKGHCPPDVVTYTAVVNGFCRLGEVDKAKKLLQVMHTHGHKPNTVSYTALLNGMCRTGKSLEAREMMNMSEEHWWSPNSITYSVIMHGLRREGKLSEACDVVREMVLKGFFPGPVEINLLLQSLCRDGRTHEARKFMEECLNKGCAINVVNFTTVIHGFCQNDELDAALSVLDDMYLINKHADVFTYTTLVDTLGKKGRIAEATELMKKMLHKGIDPTPVTYRTVIHRYCQMGKVDDLVAILEKMISRQKCRTIYNQVIEKLCVLGKLEEADTLLGKVLRTASRSDAKTCYALMEGYLKKGVPLSAYKVACRMFNRNLIPDVKMCEKLSKRLVLKGKVDEADKLMLRLVERGHISPQSLKQ, encoded by the coding sequence ATGTTGAGTTTAAGGGTTAATCGGCTTCTTCGTAAACCCTTAATCCGATTTTCACCTTGCATAAGCTCTAATGGCGAAGCATCTTTCTCGACATCTTCGTCGAAACATCCTCATGGTCCAGAGATAGAAGGAGATTCTTCTAGTCAAGAAGATGACCACTTTGGAGAGTTTAGGCAATTGGGTTTCGGAAAGTCTTCAGCTTTGAATGCTACGAGTGTTGGTGATCCTGAATTCGGAGAAATTCGAAACCCTAGGTTCAATGAGATTGATGAATTAGGAgaagatgacgatgatgaagaaggaaatgTAACAAGTGGCGACGaacttgatgatgataatgatggtTTTGCTGTTCTGAAATCGATCCCACAATCGAGAGAAGAGGCTGGTAGATTCGATgtcgaagaagatgaatctaGACATCCTTTGGTGAGAGAGGTAGGTAGATTGATTGGCCTCAGGTCATCTTGGAACCCGAAGCATGAAGGTCAGATGAGGAATCTTTTAAGGAGCCTTAAACCATCACAAGTATGCGCTGTTTTACGCTCACAAGACGATGAACGGGTTGCTCTTAAGTTCTTCTACTGGGCTGATCGTCAATGGCGGTATCGCCATGACCCCATGGTGTATTACTCGATGCTTGAGGTTCTTAGTAAGACTAAACTGTGTCAAGGTTCTAGGAGAGTTCTCGTTCTGATGAAGCGTAGAGGTATATATCGAACCCCTGAAGCGTTTTCACGTGTAATGGTATCATATAGTAGGGCAGGTCAGCTGAGAGATGCATTGAAAGTGTTGACTCTTATGCAGAGAGCTGGAGTTGAACCTAACTTGTTGATTTGCAATACGACTATTGATGTTTTCGTTAGAGCGAATAGGTTGGAGAAAGCTTTACGGTTTCTAGAACGTATGCAGGTTGTTGGTATAGTGCCAAATGTAGTGACTTATAATTGTATGATCAGAGGTTATTGTGACTTGCATCGAGTTGAGGAGGCAATTGAACTACTAGAGGATATGCATAGTAAAGGATGTTTGCCGGATAAAGTTAGTTACTATACCATAATGGGCTATCTTTGTAAAGAAAAACGGATTGTGGAAGTGAGAGacttgatgaagaaaatggcGAAAGAGCATGGTTTGGTGCCGGATCAAGTCACCTACAATACTCTAATTCATATGCTCACTAAACATGATCATGCGGATGAGGCTCTTTGGTTTCTAAAAGATGCTCAAGAAAAAGGTTTTCGGATTGATAAGCTGGGTTATAGTGCCATAGTTCATGCATTATGCAAAGAGGGAAGAATGTCTGAGGCGAAAGATCTCATTAACGAAATGTTGTCAAAGGGGCACTGCCCTCCTGATGTAGTAACTTATACTGCAGTTGTCAATGGCTTCTGTCGTTTGGGTGAAGTGGACAAAGCCAAAAAGCTACTTCAGGTTATGCACACACATGGACATAAACCAAATACTGTGTCATACACAGCTCTGTTAAATGGGATGTGCCGAACTGGGAAATCGTTAGAGGCAAGAGAAATGATGAACATGAGCGAAGAGCACTGGTGGAGTCCAAATTCTATTACTTATAGCGTAATTATGCATGGGTTGCGAAGGGAAGGGAAATTGTCTGAGGCCTGTGATGTGGTGAGAGAGATGGTACTAAAAGGGTTTTTCCCAGGCCCAGTTGAAATTAACTTGTTGCTCCAGAGTCTTTGCCGGGATGGGAGAACACACGAGGCCAGAAAATTCATGGAGGAGTGTCTGAACAAGGGTTGTGCTATTAATGTTGTGAATTTTACTACAGTGATTCATGGTTTTTGTCAGAACGATGAGCTAGATGCTGCTCTATCCGTGCTTGATGACATGTACCTGATCAACAAACACGCGGATGTCTTCACCTATACTACTTTAGTTGATACATTGGGGAAAAAAGGTAGAATAGCAGAAGCAACAGAACTTATGAAGAAGATGCTTCATAAAGGAATTGATCCTACCCCTGTTACATACAGAACTGTCATCCATCGATACTGCCAAATGGGAAAGGTTGATGATCTCGTGGCTATACTGGAGAAGATGATATCGAGGCAGAAATGCAGGACAATTTATAATCAAGTCATTGAGAAGCTCTGTGTTCTGGGAAAGCTCGAGGAGGCAGATACACTTTTGGGAAAAGTTCTGAGGACAGCTTCAAGATCTGATGCTAAGACATGTTATGCGCTTATGGAAGGCTATCTTAAGAAAGGTGTACCTCTGTCAGCATATAAAGTAGCTTGTCGGATGTTTAACCGCAATCTGATACCTGATGTTAAGATGTGTGAGAAGCTTAGCAAGAGACTGGTTCTGAAAGGTAAAGTTGACGAGGCAGATAAGCTAATGTTACGTTTGGTTGAGCGAGGTCATATTTCACCCCAGTCCTTAAAACAGTAG
- a CDS encoding Tetratricopeptide repeat (TPR)-like superfamily protein, whose amino-acid sequence MLSLRVNRLLRKPLIRFSPCISSNGEASFSTSSSKHPHGPEIEGDSSSQEDDHFGEFRQLGFGKSSALNATSVGDPEFGEIRNPRFNEIDELGEDDDDEEGNVTSGDELDDDNDGFAVLKSIPQSREEAGRFDVEEDESRHPLVREVGRLIGLRSSWNPKHEGQMRNLLRSLKPSQVCAVLRSQDDERVALKFFYWADRQWRYRHDPMVYYSMLEVLSKTKLCQGSRRVLVLMKRRGIYRTPEAFSRVMVSYSRAGQLRDALKVLTLMQRAGVEPNLLICNTTIDVFVRANRLEKALRFLERMQVVGIVPNVVTYNCMIRGYCDLHRVEEAIELLEDMHSKGCLPDKVSYYTIMGYLCKEKRIVEVRDLMKKMAKEHGLVPDQVTYNTLIHMLTKHDHADEALWFLKDAQEKGFRIDKLGYSAIVHALCKEGRMSEAKDLINEMLSKGHCPPDVVTYTAVVNGFCRLGEVDKAKKLLQVMHTHGHKPNTVSYTALLNGMCRTGKSLEAREMMNMSEEHWWSPNSITYSVIMHGLRREGKLSEACDVVREMVLKGFFPGPVEINLLLQSLCRDGRTHEARKFMEECLNKGCAINVVNFTTVIHGFCQNDELDAALSVLDDMYLINKHADVFTYTTLVDTLGKKGRIAEATELMKKMLHKGIDPTPVTYRTVIHRYCQMGKVDDLVAILEKMISRQKCRTIYNQVIEKLCVLGKLEEADTLLGKVLRTASRSDAKTCYALMEGYLKKGVPLSAYKVACRMFNRNLIPDVKMCEKLSKRLVLKGAVNDNNMLLYFSLVSHNLQILNEATKLSLR is encoded by the exons ATGTTGAGTTTAAGGGTTAATCGGCTTCTTCGTAAACCCTTAATCCGATTTTCACCTTGCATAAGCTCTAATGGCGAAGCATCTTTCTCGACATCTTCGTCGAAACATCCTCATGGTCCAGAGATAGAAGGAGATTCTTCTAGTCAAGAAGATGACCACTTTGGAGAGTTTAGGCAATTGGGTTTCGGAAAGTCTTCAGCTTTGAATGCTACGAGTGTTGGTGATCCTGAATTCGGAGAAATTCGAAACCCTAGGTTCAATGAGATTGATGAATTAGGAgaagatgacgatgatgaagaaggaaatgTAACAAGTGGCGACGaacttgatgatgataatgatggtTTTGCTGTTCTGAAATCGATCCCACAATCGAGAGAAGAGGCTGGTAGATTCGATgtcgaagaagatgaatctaGACATCCTTTGGTGAGAGAGGTAGGTAGATTGATTGGCCTCAGGTCATCTTGGAACCCGAAGCATGAAGGTCAGATGAGGAATCTTTTAAGGAGCCTTAAACCATCACAAGTATGCGCTGTTTTACGCTCACAAGACGATGAACGGGTTGCTCTTAAGTTCTTCTACTGGGCTGATCGTCAATGGCGGTATCGCCATGACCCCATGGTGTATTACTCGATGCTTGAGGTTCTTAGTAAGACTAAACTGTGTCAAGGTTCTAGGAGAGTTCTCGTTCTGATGAAGCGTAGAGGTATATATCGAACCCCTGAAGCGTTTTCACGTGTAATGGTATCATATAGTAGGGCAGGTCAGCTGAGAGATGCATTGAAAGTGTTGACTCTTATGCAGAGAGCTGGAGTTGAACCTAACTTGTTGATTTGCAATACGACTATTGATGTTTTCGTTAGAGCGAATAGGTTGGAGAAAGCTTTACGGTTTCTAGAACGTATGCAGGTTGTTGGTATAGTGCCAAATGTAGTGACTTATAATTGTATGATCAGAGGTTATTGTGACTTGCATCGAGTTGAGGAGGCAATTGAACTACTAGAGGATATGCATAGTAAAGGATGTTTGCCGGATAAAGTTAGTTACTATACCATAATGGGCTATCTTTGTAAAGAAAAACGGATTGTGGAAGTGAGAGacttgatgaagaaaatggcGAAAGAGCATGGTTTGGTGCCGGATCAAGTCACCTACAATACTCTAATTCATATGCTCACTAAACATGATCATGCGGATGAGGCTCTTTGGTTTCTAAAAGATGCTCAAGAAAAAGGTTTTCGGATTGATAAGCTGGGTTATAGTGCCATAGTTCATGCATTATGCAAAGAGGGAAGAATGTCTGAGGCGAAAGATCTCATTAACGAAATGTTGTCAAAGGGGCACTGCCCTCCTGATGTAGTAACTTATACTGCAGTTGTCAATGGCTTCTGTCGTTTGGGTGAAGTGGACAAAGCCAAAAAGCTACTTCAGGTTATGCACACACATGGACATAAACCAAATACTGTGTCATACACAGCTCTGTTAAATGGGATGTGCCGAACTGGGAAATCGTTAGAGGCAAGAGAAATGATGAACATGAGCGAAGAGCACTGGTGGAGTCCAAATTCTATTACTTATAGCGTAATTATGCATGGGTTGCGAAGGGAAGGGAAATTGTCTGAGGCCTGTGATGTGGTGAGAGAGATGGTACTAAAAGGGTTTTTCCCAGGCCCAGTTGAAATTAACTTGTTGCTCCAGAGTCTTTGCCGGGATGGGAGAACACACGAGGCCAGAAAATTCATGGAGGAGTGTCTGAACAAGGGTTGTGCTATTAATGTTGTGAATTTTACTACAGTGATTCATGGTTTTTGTCAGAACGATGAGCTAGATGCTGCTCTATCCGTGCTTGATGACATGTACCTGATCAACAAACACGCGGATGTCTTCACCTATACTACTTTAGTTGATACATTGGGGAAAAAAGGTAGAATAGCAGAAGCAACAGAACTTATGAAGAAGATGCTTCATAAAGGAATTGATCCTACCCCTGTTACATACAGAACTGTCATCCATCGATACTGCCAAATGGGAAAGGTTGATGATCTCGTGGCTATACTGGAGAAGATGATATCGAGGCAGAAATGCAGGACAATTTATAATCAAGTCATTGAGAAGCTCTGTGTTCTGGGAAAGCTCGAGGAGGCAGATACACTTTTGGGAAAAGTTCTGAGGACAGCTTCAAGATCTGATGCTAAGACATGTTATGCGCTTATGGAAGGCTATCTTAAGAAAGGTGTACCTCTGTCAGCATATAAAGTAGCTTGTCGGATGTTTAACCGCAATCTGATACCTGATGTTAAGATGTGTGAGAAGCTTAGCAAGAGACTGGTTCTGAAAG GTGCTGTAAATGATAACAACATGCTGTTGTATTTTTCACTGGTTAGTCACAACCTCCAGATCCTAAACGAAGCAACTAAGCTCTCGCTTCGTTAG